The Haloplanus salinarum genome includes a region encoding these proteins:
- a CDS encoding DUF106 domain-containing protein — MARIEQKVRDLVSDDAGMESVVRTVLDRADDGEVKWVDVRDDVSSGQWGRLIEKGVLVDGESGFRLADPEATREALENGSTTATASTDDEDDSSWSTWDKGAAVLSVGLMAGYSWSPLRNIIGNAMDVALGPLNTALPFYAVVMILAVVTGLYSTLLQANLMDSEKMGEYQEKMQEIQERRKAAKERGDDEALDRIQDEQMEAMGDQMGMFKEQFRPMVWIMFLTIPVFLWMYWKVGIGDPSSGQFGTIVLPFRGTVAWKEQILGPIQVWIVWYFVCSMGFTQIIRKGLNIDISPTGT, encoded by the coding sequence AGAAGGTGCGGGACCTCGTCTCCGACGACGCGGGGATGGAGTCGGTCGTCCGGACGGTCCTCGACCGTGCGGACGACGGCGAGGTCAAGTGGGTCGACGTCCGCGACGACGTATCGAGCGGACAGTGGGGCCGCCTGATCGAGAAGGGGGTGCTGGTCGACGGCGAGTCCGGGTTCAGACTGGCCGATCCCGAGGCGACCCGCGAGGCACTCGAGAACGGATCGACGACCGCGACGGCCTCGACGGACGACGAGGACGACTCGTCGTGGTCGACGTGGGACAAGGGAGCGGCGGTGCTCAGTGTGGGGCTCATGGCCGGCTACTCGTGGTCGCCGCTACGCAACATCATCGGCAACGCCATGGACGTCGCCCTCGGACCGCTGAACACGGCGCTTCCCTTCTACGCCGTCGTCATGATCCTCGCGGTGGTGACGGGACTGTACTCGACGCTCCTGCAGGCGAACCTGATGGACTCCGAGAAGATGGGCGAGTACCAGGAGAAGATGCAGGAGATCCAGGAGCGACGCAAGGCGGCCAAGGAACGGGGCGACGACGAGGCCCTCGACCGCATCCAGGACGAGCAGATGGAGGCCATGGGCGATCAGATGGGCATGTTCAAAGAGCAGTTCCGTCCCATGGTGTGGATCATGTTTCTCACCATCCCCGTCTTCCTCTGGATGTACTGGAAGGTGGGGATCGGTGACCCCTCCAGCGGGCAGTTCGGGACGATCGTCCTCCCTTTCCGGGGGACCGTCGCGTGGAAGGAACAGATCCTCGGGCCGATCCAGGTGTGGATCGTCTGGTATTTCGTCTGCTCGATGGGCTTCACCCAGATCATCCGCAAGGGCCTGAACATCGACATCAGCCCGACCGGCACCTGA
- the cmk gene encoding (d)CMP kinase, with protein sequence MLLTVSGPAGSGKSTTAAGLAEALDLEHVSGGDIFRDLAAERGYSPVEFNELAEEDERIDRDLDRRLYEIARDRDDLVLESRLAGWLAGDHADFRLWLDAPIDVRGARIADREGKSVQRAREETERRERSEHKRYADYYGIDIDDLSIYDFVVNTARWTAEDVHAILTSAIERYDPAADEGRYPVAVVDDFQP encoded by the coding sequence ATGTTACTCACCGTGTCCGGACCGGCGGGCAGTGGGAAGAGCACTACCGCCGCCGGGCTCGCGGAGGCGCTGGATCTGGAGCACGTCAGCGGTGGCGACATCTTCCGCGACCTGGCGGCCGAACGGGGGTACTCGCCGGTCGAGTTCAACGAGCTCGCCGAGGAGGACGAACGGATCGACCGCGACCTCGACCGCCGCCTGTACGAGATCGCCCGGGATCGGGACGACCTCGTCCTCGAATCCAGGCTCGCGGGGTGGCTCGCCGGCGACCACGCCGACTTCCGCCTCTGGCTGGACGCCCCGATCGACGTCCGGGGCGCCCGCATCGCCGACCGCGAGGGGAAGTCAGTCCAGCGCGCCCGCGAGGAGACGGAACGACGCGAGCGAAGCGAGCACAAGCGCTACGCCGACTACTACGGCATCGATATCGACGACCTCTCGATCTACGATTTCGTCGTGAACACCGCACGGTGGACCGCCGAGGACGTACACGCGATCCTCACGAGCGCGATCGAACGTTACGACCCGGCGGCCGACGAGGGACGCTACCCAGTCGCCGTTGTCGACGATTTCCAGCCGTGA
- a CDS encoding RNA-guided pseudouridylation complex pseudouridine synthase subunit Cbf5, with protein MSLRDPPGDRSLDDRLAFGVVNLDKPPGPSAHQVAGWVRDMAGVDRAAHAGTLDPKVTGCLPTMLGDATRLAPVFLEGRKEYVAVLELHGSPPADLEDILAEFEGDIYQKPPRKSAVSRRLRTRRVHALDLLETRDRQALVRIECASGTYVRKLCHDLGLALGTGAHMGDLRRTATDPFDDRDLVTLHDLADALAFAEAGDETPLREVVAPAERVLDDLPAVTIAPSAAEQVATGAPVYAPGVLDADDAPRDALVACVTPDGSAVCLGRLVGDPGAESGVVVDLERVLV; from the coding sequence GTGAGCCTCCGCGATCCACCCGGCGACCGGTCGCTCGACGACCGCCTCGCGTTCGGCGTCGTCAACCTCGACAAGCCACCCGGCCCCTCCGCACACCAGGTGGCCGGGTGGGTGCGCGACATGGCGGGCGTCGACCGGGCCGCCCACGCGGGCACGCTCGACCCGAAGGTGACCGGCTGTCTGCCGACGATGCTCGGCGACGCCACCCGCCTCGCGCCCGTCTTCCTCGAAGGGCGCAAGGAGTACGTCGCAGTCCTCGAACTCCACGGCTCGCCGCCGGCCGACCTCGAAGATATCCTCGCCGAGTTCGAGGGCGACATCTACCAGAAACCGCCGCGCAAGAGCGCCGTCTCCCGCCGGCTCCGTACCCGCCGCGTCCACGCCCTCGACCTCCTCGAAACCCGGGACCGACAGGCCCTCGTCCGCATCGAGTGTGCGAGCGGGACCTACGTCCGGAAGCTCTGTCACGACCTCGGCCTCGCGCTCGGCACCGGTGCCCACATGGGCGACCTCCGGCGGACGGCCACCGATCCCTTCGACGACCGCGACCTCGTGACGCTCCACGACCTCGCCGACGCCCTCGCCTTCGCCGAGGCGGGCGACGAGACACCGCTGCGGGAGGTCGTCGCCCCCGCGGAGCGCGTCCTCGACGACCTGCCCGCCGTGACGATCGCCCCCAGCGCCGCCGAACAGGTGGCGACCGGCGCCCCCGTCTACGCCCCCGGCGTCCTCGACGCCGACGACGCGCCGCGGGACGCCCTCGTCGCCTGTGTCACCCCCGACGGGTCGGCAGTCTGTCTCGGCCGACTCGTCGGCGACCCCGGGGCCGAGTCGGGCGTCGTCGTCGACCTCGAACGGGTGCTGGTGTGA
- a CDS encoding tyrosine-type recombinase/integrase yields MGDHDDHDGRKVWLRLEEVDALLDEVDGTTQTVALGLLARCGLRVAEAADVTPADVVDTPVGPFVRVQDGKGSKYRETPVPTDLAASMRALADVRDEAADTPLVDRSPRTIRRWVTTAGERLYADTGDDGWTFLGPHDLRRTWGTLLVEREVEPGLVMEWGGWEDWDTFREHYLGAYSLDAQQRGIEKVDWL; encoded by the coding sequence ATGGGGGATCACGACGACCACGACGGTAGGAAGGTATGGCTACGCCTCGAGGAGGTCGACGCCCTGCTCGACGAGGTGGACGGAACGACACAGACGGTGGCGCTCGGGCTACTCGCTCGATGCGGACTCCGCGTCGCCGAGGCGGCCGACGTGACGCCCGCCGACGTCGTCGACACGCCCGTCGGCCCGTTCGTCCGCGTGCAGGACGGGAAGGGATCGAAGTACCGAGAGACGCCCGTGCCGACCGATCTCGCGGCGTCCATGCGGGCGCTCGCCGACGTGCGCGACGAGGCTGCCGACACGCCGCTCGTGGACCGCTCGCCGCGGACGATCCGGCGGTGGGTCACCACAGCCGGCGAACGGCTCTACGCCGACACAGGCGACGACGGATGGACCTTCCTCGGTCCCCACGATCTCCGGCGCACTTGGGGTACCCTGCTCGTCGAGCGCGAAGTCGAGCCCGGGCTCGTGATGGAGTGGGGCGGCTGGGAGGACTGGGACACGTTTCGCGAGCACTACCTCGGCGCGTACAGTCTCGACGCGCAACAGCGCGGTATCGAGAAAGTCGACTGGCTCTAA
- a CDS encoding DUF5615 family PIN-like protein — MAYRLILDENVEHGVLHRLENYGHDVEHIDFATELGKGTDDRPIARYSQESDRIIVTYDDDFALELGDDDYRAAFYFADATLSAKQVADVIHRVSQVYAQEEVDGLEYVGTEWL, encoded by the coding sequence ATGGCGTATCGGTTGATTCTCGACGAGAACGTCGAGCACGGGGTACTCCACCGTCTCGAAAACTACGGCCACGACGTCGAACACATCGACTTCGCGACCGAACTTGGAAAGGGGACTGACGACCGACCAATCGCTCGGTACTCCCAAGAGTCCGACCGGATCATCGTCACCTACGACGACGATTTCGCCCTCGAACTCGGTGATGACGACTACCGAGCGGCGTTCTACTTCGCCGACGCGACCCTGTCGGCCAAGCAGGTGGCGGACGTGATTCACCGAGTGTCGCAGGTGTACGCGCAAGAGGAGGTCGACGGTCTCGAATATGTCGGGACGGAGTGGCTGTAG
- a CDS encoding DUF433 domain-containing protein — protein MATQTYRIVSSEESTVHGEPHIEGSRITVRYVHERVEERGLRPETVADRHGLDVADVYEALAYFHNNPEEMKEVEERHERAVEEAKRRSTLTPPEE, from the coding sequence ATGGCGACGCAGACATACCGGATCGTGTCGAGCGAGGAGTCGACGGTCCACGGAGAGCCCCACATCGAGGGGAGTCGGATCACCGTCCGGTACGTCCATGAACGCGTCGAGGAGCGAGGGCTTCGCCCGGAGACGGTTGCGGACCGTCACGGCCTCGACGTCGCGGACGTGTACGAGGCGCTGGCCTACTTCCACAACAACCCCGAGGAGATGAAAGAAGTCGAGGAGCGCCACGAGCGGGCCGTGGAAGAAGCCAAGCGCCGGTCGACGCTGACACCGCCCGAGGAGTAA
- a CDS encoding IS6 family transposase encodes MPEITRLSDCSDWIELDFVERQRTPEFAMRLGIQMHVAGLSLSNTISILERLGVERSRTAVHNWVQKADLQPEGGASPNHVTLDETVIRINDQQYWLYAAIDPETNTFLHIRLFSTYTTGLTEIFLSELRQKHDVETAVFLVDDAQWLQTALDRHDLDCRYERHGNRNVVERLFREIKRRTSSFSNTFNHVEPTTAESWLQALAVWWNRCQS; translated from the coding sequence ATGCCCGAAATCACACGCCTCAGCGACTGTAGCGACTGGATCGAATTAGATTTTGTGGAGCGTCAGCGGACACCCGAGTTCGCGATGCGGCTCGGTATTCAGATGCACGTGGCTGGACTATCACTTTCGAATACCATCTCGATTCTTGAAAGGTTGGGTGTCGAACGCTCTCGAACGGCCGTCCACAACTGGGTGCAGAAGGCCGATCTACAGCCCGAAGGCGGTGCGAGCCCGAATCACGTTACGCTTGACGAAACCGTGATTCGAATCAACGATCAGCAATACTGGCTGTACGCCGCCATCGATCCTGAAACAAACACATTCCTTCACATACGGCTTTTTAGCACGTATACGACTGGTTTAACCGAAATCTTCCTGAGCGAATTACGCCAGAAACACGACGTCGAAACCGCCGTGTTTCTCGTCGACGATGCTCAATGGCTCCAAACTGCTCTTGATCGACACGACCTCGATTGCAGATACGAACGCCATGGCAATCGGAATGTCGTCGAGCGTCTATTTCGTGAGATAAAACGACGAACCTCTTCGTTTTCAAATACGTTCAACCACGTGGAGCCGACGACAGCAGAATCGTGGCTCCAAGCCCTCGCTGTCTGGTGGAATCGATGCCAAAGTTAA
- a CDS encoding MFS transporter: MNGAFGDPPTRVTYFDSIGLLRDREFAALAGTAFARSQAYSTILIALALYADLFGTSGFVEGLFGTAFALVQLLVVLPLGRAVDTGNAKRYLLAGFLINVGVFVGFALVDSAVHVVLVRTLQGLGASILWITGTTVVGDISPDAQQGRWLGSYNQFASLSSLAGDLLGGYLLYAYGFTATYAVLSLITLGAFLLVALFLRDDPGGRKDPDESTGIGTFRSLLGLPMLRALVGFRFVFSFGKMAVIVFLPIYARTGFGLSAFAIGWIMAGGKLTKALTQGVVGNLTDRVGREHHFVVVGAFLYALGTAIIPLAAHFEGRIDPVAVSLLGDTQRLGGAFFTLFAAFSVLGLGDSVRLPASMSLFVDEGDRFDSVASAMSLRSLSWKTGQVVGPVLIGSTMDFVSTEAGFVLAAGFLAVATAVFAVTARRAHPRDEPGTEPLPD, from the coding sequence ATGAACGGCGCGTTCGGGGATCCACCGACGCGAGTGACGTACTTCGATTCGATCGGTCTCCTCCGGGACCGCGAGTTCGCCGCCCTGGCCGGCACGGCCTTCGCCCGGAGCCAGGCGTACTCGACGATCCTGATCGCGCTCGCCCTCTACGCCGACCTCTTCGGCACCTCCGGGTTCGTCGAGGGGCTGTTCGGCACGGCCTTCGCCCTCGTCCAGTTGCTCGTCGTGCTCCCCCTCGGGCGGGCGGTCGACACCGGCAACGCGAAGCGGTATCTGCTGGCGGGCTTTCTGATCAACGTCGGCGTCTTCGTCGGGTTCGCACTGGTCGACTCCGCCGTCCACGTCGTCCTCGTGCGCACGCTACAGGGGTTGGGCGCCAGCATCCTCTGGATCACCGGGACGACCGTCGTCGGCGACATCAGCCCCGACGCCCAGCAGGGGCGGTGGCTCGGTTCGTACAACCAGTTCGCCTCCCTCTCGTCGCTGGCCGGCGACCTGCTCGGCGGCTACCTCCTCTATGCCTACGGCTTCACCGCGACGTACGCCGTCCTCTCGCTCATCACGCTCGGCGCCTTCCTCCTCGTCGCGCTCTTCCTCCGCGACGATCCGGGCGGGCGAAAGGACCCCGACGAGTCGACCGGGATCGGCACCTTTCGATCCCTGCTCGGGCTCCCGATGTTGCGCGCGCTCGTCGGGTTCCGCTTCGTGTTCAGCTTCGGCAAGATGGCGGTCATCGTCTTCCTGCCCATCTACGCCCGCACGGGCTTTGGCCTCTCGGCCTTTGCCATCGGCTGGATCATGGCCGGCGGCAAGCTCACCAAGGCGCTCACACAGGGGGTGGTGGGAAACCTCACCGACCGCGTCGGCCGCGAACACCACTTCGTCGTCGTCGGTGCCTTCCTGTACGCGCTCGGGACCGCGATCATCCCGCTCGCGGCCCACTTCGAGGGGCGGATCGACCCCGTCGCCGTCTCGCTTCTCGGGGACACACAGCGCCTCGGCGGTGCCTTCTTCACGCTCTTTGCCGCCTTCTCCGTGCTCGGCCTCGGGGACTCCGTCCGCCTGCCCGCGAGCATGTCGCTGTTCGTCGACGAGGGCGACCGGTTCGACTCCGTCGCCAGCGCCATGTCCCTCCGCTCGCTCTCCTGGAAGACCGGCCAGGTCGTCGGTCCCGTCCTGATCGGGTCGACCATGGACTTTGTCTCCACCGAAGCCGGGTTCGTCCTCGCCGCGGGCTTTCTCGCCGTCGCGACGGCCGTCTTCGCCGTCACCGCGCGGCGAGCCCACCCGCGAGACGAGCCCGGAACGGAGCCACTGCCGGACTGA
- a CDS encoding DUF7537 family lipoprotein — protein MSVTHAMWDMGHTSLRTLAVVAFVLLAGCSGFGPGGDAASPTTSPAPTQTPATTETPGSTTSSDAEPGEPSYPEGWSAAGVENATVALDTHYRAALTGPSTTVRYRSRQVDTGDGPANETTLDMAYETETGRLYASIRGRDDHREVFLQDGTFSQWSVRNETLVGQSNAEFYRVAQSIDRRVLLSQLLLYELEHERTVERNGTTAFVYDVTGVHDNTVSNTYGAGTNGSGTVVVAADGRILELETTVTYTGGTLRYRYEHTRLGETAVETPGWVREG, from the coding sequence ATGAGCGTCACCCACGCGATGTGGGATATGGGTCACACGTCACTGCGGACGCTCGCGGTCGTGGCGTTCGTCCTCCTCGCGGGGTGTTCCGGCTTCGGGCCGGGCGGCGACGCGGCGTCGCCGACGACGTCGCCGGCGCCGACGCAGACGCCGGCGACCACCGAAACGCCCGGATCCACGACGTCAAGCGACGCGGAACCCGGCGAGCCGTCCTATCCCGAGGGGTGGTCCGCAGCGGGCGTCGAGAACGCGACGGTCGCCCTCGACACGCACTACCGGGCCGCCCTCACCGGGCCCTCGACGACGGTTCGGTACCGATCCCGACAGGTCGACACCGGGGACGGACCCGCCAACGAGACCACCCTCGATATGGCGTACGAGACGGAGACGGGACGGCTGTACGCGTCGATCCGGGGGAGGGACGACCACCGGGAGGTGTTCCTGCAGGACGGCACGTTCTCGCAGTGGAGCGTCCGGAACGAGACGCTCGTGGGGCAGTCGAACGCGGAGTTCTACCGGGTCGCCCAGTCGATCGATCGGCGGGTGTTGCTGTCGCAGCTCCTCCTCTACGAACTCGAACACGAGCGGACCGTCGAGCGCAACGGCACCACCGCGTTCGTCTACGACGTCACGGGCGTCCACGACAACACCGTCTCGAACACCTACGGCGCCGGGACGAACGGCTCCGGAACCGTCGTCGTCGCGGCGGACGGGCGAATCCTCGAACTCGAGACGACGGTGACCTACACGGGCGGAACCCTCCGGTATCGGTACGAACACACGCGTCTGGGCGAGACAGCCGTCGAGACGCCGGGATGGGTCCGGGAGGGCTGA
- a CDS encoding ribonuclease catalytic domain-containing protein: MTNDAQAEAGTAEGQGPVEISPAEARQLQEKREELFEEFEIRDAFPREVLREAEERTDGVQAEIEAELDERRDLRELTAWTTDPIDAQDFDDAISVREEEDAYRLWVHIADVTHYVHPDSAMWEEAVQRGNTVYLPAYTVHMLPPTLAETVCSLVPDEDRLAHTVEMELDPETLSFEEIDIYKSVIRSDERLTYGECETRLEDPDAPLHEENVLAFELADRMHEQRKEDGSLVLNPRRDRAHTIIEECMLKANKAVTHDLMWNRGVEAMYRVHPQPTPDQWNDALREIQELDGVSIPTDKWDDPRKAVNGALETAPDRMLSKIQRAVLKVMPRAKYMNDPFGGHHALNFDIYGHFTSPIRRLSDLINHWIVHENDVPEDLIALCDRASDRQKDGETVERLYKGFMEEIGLDPYAVNNRGVVTVDDDGTVVDEEGLPPEDD, from the coding sequence ATGACGAACGACGCGCAGGCCGAGGCCGGGACGGCCGAGGGCCAGGGTCCCGTCGAGATCAGCCCGGCCGAGGCCAGGCAGTTACAGGAGAAACGCGAGGAGTTGTTCGAGGAGTTCGAGATCCGGGACGCGTTCCCGCGGGAGGTGCTCCGCGAGGCCGAGGAGCGAACCGACGGCGTCCAGGCGGAGATCGAGGCCGAACTCGACGAGCGGCGCGACCTCCGGGAGCTGACCGCGTGGACGACCGACCCCATCGACGCTCAGGACTTCGACGACGCGATCAGCGTTCGGGAGGAGGAGGACGCCTACCGGCTGTGGGTACACATCGCCGACGTCACCCACTACGTCCACCCCGACTCGGCGATGTGGGAGGAGGCGGTCCAGCGGGGCAACACCGTCTACCTCCCCGCCTACACCGTCCACATGCTCCCGCCGACGCTCGCGGAGACGGTCTGTTCGCTCGTCCCCGACGAGGACCGCCTCGCCCACACCGTGGAGATGGAACTCGATCCCGAGACGCTCTCCTTCGAGGAGATAGACATCTACAAGTCCGTCATCCGGAGCGACGAACGCCTCACCTACGGCGAGTGCGAGACGCGACTGGAGGACCCCGACGCGCCGCTCCACGAGGAGAACGTCCTCGCCTTCGAACTCGCCGACCGGATGCACGAACAGCGCAAGGAGGACGGCTCGCTCGTCCTCAACCCGCGTCGGGACCGCGCGCACACCATCATCGAGGAGTGCATGCTGAAGGCGAACAAGGCCGTCACCCACGACTTGATGTGGAACCGCGGCGTCGAGGCGATGTATCGCGTCCACCCACAACCGACGCCCGATCAGTGGAACGACGCCCTCCGAGAGATCCAGGAACTCGACGGCGTCTCCATCCCCACCGACAAGTGGGACGACCCGCGCAAGGCCGTCAACGGCGCGCTGGAGACCGCCCCCGATCGGATGCTCTCGAAGATCCAGCGCGCCGTGTTGAAGGTGATGCCCCGCGCGAAGTACATGAACGACCCCTTCGGCGGCCACCACGCGCTCAACTTCGACATCTACGGCCACTTCACCTCGCCCATCCGGCGGCTCTCCGATCTCATCAACCACTGGATCGTCCACGAGAACGACGTCCCCGAGGACCTGATCGCGCTCTGTGACCGCGCCTCCGACCGACAGAAGGACGGCGAGACCGTCGAGCGCCTCTACAAGGGGTTCATGGAGGAGATCGGGCTCGACCCCTACGCGGTGAACAACCGCGGTGTCGTCACCGTCGACGACGACGGCACCGTGGTGGACGAGGAGGGACTGCCCCCCGAGGACGACTGA
- a CDS encoding DUF7562 family protein: protein MWRSGSDGGADGKTVVCIACGSSLRRSDAREYDKEGDRWSRRGKDFEHLCKECYRNLCHQPRDELEALLVDIADDEELSRSDFLERYYGAVEERYGSAEGPES, encoded by the coding sequence ATGTGGCGCTCGGGATCGGACGGCGGCGCGGACGGGAAGACGGTCGTCTGCATCGCGTGTGGATCCTCGCTCCGTCGGTCCGACGCCCGCGAGTACGACAAGGAGGGGGATCGCTGGAGCCGACGGGGCAAGGACTTCGAACACCTCTGTAAGGAGTGCTACCGGAACCTCTGTCACCAGCCGCGGGACGAACTCGAGGCGTTGCTCGTCGACATCGCGGACGACGAGGAGCTCTCGCGAAGCGACTTTCTGGAGCGGTACTACGGTGCCGTCGAGGAGCGATACGGCTCGGCCGAGGGTCCCGAATCCTGA
- a CDS encoding DUF302 domain-containing protein, whose product MSYTMDIELSGDFDHVVDRTEAALSEEGFGVLCDIDVRAAFAEKLDLDETFRQYRILGACNPALAHEALGEETKLGALLPCNVVVYETDDGTVGVSAVDPTTLLGVVDDADFDHLADDVRERFERVLASVADE is encoded by the coding sequence ATGTCCTATACTATGGATATCGAGCTGTCCGGGGACTTCGATCACGTCGTCGACAGGACGGAAGCCGCCCTCTCGGAAGAGGGGTTCGGCGTCCTCTGTGACATCGACGTCCGGGCGGCGTTCGCTGAAAAGCTGGACTTGGACGAGACGTTCCGGCAGTACCGGATCCTCGGGGCGTGCAACCCCGCTCTGGCACACGAAGCCCTCGGCGAGGAGACGAAACTGGGGGCGCTCCTCCCGTGTAACGTCGTCGTCTACGAGACCGACGACGGGACGGTCGGCGTCAGTGCGGTCGATCCGACGACCCTTCTCGGCGTCGTTGACGACGCCGACTTCGATCACCTCGCCGACGACGTGCGCGAGCGTTTCGAGCGGGTCCTCGCGTCCGTCGCCGACGAGTAG
- a CDS encoding YgaP family membrane protein has product MEHQCDRFVRRFAGVVVLIGFLLGWFVNEWFFLIDAFAGANLIQSTFTGICPPRRACRRWRSNA; this is encoded by the coding sequence ATGGAACATCAATGTGATCGGTTCGTCCGCAGGTTCGCCGGTGTCGTCGTGCTCATCGGATTCCTGCTCGGCTGGTTCGTCAACGAGTGGTTCTTCCTCATCGACGCGTTCGCGGGAGCGAACCTGATTCAGAGCACGTTCACGGGGATCTGTCCCCCCCGACGAGCGTGTCGGCGCTGGCGTTCGAACGCGTAG
- a CDS encoding RNA-binding protein produces the protein MEVKSRHHLRSDEIGELTATIEDALGVEVDGDAFERVDLVGTEFDLVLVDGEPAVFVVDDEPFLTVRGANAYPPERRVVTVDAGAVQFVSDGADVMRPGIVDADDAIAAGDLVVIAEETHGKALAVGRAFESGADMVGDSGKVVESVHHVGDDLYEFSV, from the coding sequence ATGGAGGTCAAATCCCGCCACCACCTGCGGAGCGACGAGATCGGGGAGCTGACCGCGACGATCGAGGACGCGCTCGGAGTCGAAGTCGACGGCGACGCGTTCGAGCGTGTCGACCTCGTCGGTACCGAGTTCGACCTCGTCCTCGTCGACGGCGAGCCGGCGGTCTTCGTCGTCGACGACGAGCCGTTCCTGACGGTGCGGGGAGCGAACGCCTACCCGCCCGAACGCCGGGTCGTCACCGTCGACGCCGGCGCCGTTCAGTTCGTCAGCGACGGCGCCGACGTGATGCGCCCGGGCATCGTCGACGCCGACGACGCCATCGCGGCCGGCGACCTGGTCGTGATCGCCGAGGAGACCCACGGCAAGGCGCTCGCCGTCGGGCGGGCGTTCGAATCCGGCGCGGACATGGTCGGCGATTCGGGGAAGGTCGTCGAGTCGGTCCACCACGTCGGCGACGACCTCTACGAGTTCTCGGTCTGA
- a CDS encoding DUF1028 domain-containing protein, translating into MTYSICVRERVEGERDTPRYRFGVAAAARLPAVGSVCPHAGDHGAVATAGLTDPGVGERCLAALAAGDPIDAALADATADGAGRQIHGVDAASTAAHTGADCRPVAAHRTADAYTAGGTSLTDEATLEAMVRGYRENERDAPLVRRLLTALAAGERAGGDRREELPVGSAAVVVSTPDGGEPLYHDLRVDASDSPVADLRETYRRARRGYEAALERYDPQTENS; encoded by the coding sequence GTGACCTACAGCATCTGCGTCCGGGAGCGCGTTGAGGGGGAGAGGGACACCCCCCGCTACCGGTTCGGCGTCGCGGCCGCCGCCCGTCTCCCCGCGGTGGGGAGCGTCTGCCCGCACGCCGGCGACCACGGCGCCGTCGCGACGGCCGGCCTGACCGACCCCGGGGTCGGGGAGCGGTGTCTCGCGGCCCTCGCGGCCGGCGACCCCATCGACGCAGCGCTCGCCGACGCGACGGCCGACGGCGCGGGCCGGCAGATCCACGGCGTCGACGCCGCGTCGACCGCCGCCCACACCGGCGCCGACTGCCGGCCGGTCGCGGCCCACCGGACGGCCGACGCCTACACCGCCGGCGGCACGTCGCTCACCGACGAGGCGACACTGGAGGCCATGGTACGGGGATACCGCGAGAACGAACGCGACGCGCCGCTCGTCCGGCGCCTGCTCACCGCGCTCGCGGCGGGGGAGCGGGCGGGCGGCGACCGCCGCGAGGAACTGCCAGTCGGGAGCGCCGCCGTCGTCGTCTCGACGCCCGACGGCGGGGAACCGCTGTATCACGACCTGCGGGTCGACGCCAGCGATTCGCCGGTCGCGGACCTGCGCGAGACCTACCGGCGGGCCAGGCGGGGATACGAGGCCGCGCTGGAGCGATACGATCCTCAGACCGAGAACTCGTAG
- a CDS encoding cell division protein SepF — MGIMSKILGGGESHSTEDYVELSLDDFDTARAEAGMSVHFAEISEQRDAMAIKDAVYDGDLVVADITRMSPSDSVVDRVLEDLRQVAREVDGDVVVKEDDQVVVTPTGVKISREKLS; from the coding sequence ATGGGCATCATGAGCAAGATCCTCGGCGGGGGCGAGAGTCACAGCACCGAGGACTACGTCGAACTGAGCCTCGACGACTTCGACACGGCGCGAGCCGAAGCGGGGATGAGCGTCCACTTCGCGGAGATCAGCGAACAGCGCGACGCGATGGCGATCAAGGACGCCGTCTACGACGGCGACCTCGTCGTCGCGGACATCACGCGGATGAGCCCGAGCGACAGCGTGGTCGACCGGGTGCTGGAGGACCTCCGGCAGGTCGCCCGCGAGGTCGACGGCGACGTGGTCGTCAAGGAGGACGACCAAGTGGTCGTCACGCCGACCGGTGTGAAGATCAGCCGCGAGAAGCTCTCCTGA